One genomic window of Methanosarcina acetivorans C2A includes the following:
- the npdG gene encoding NADPH-dependent F420 reductase, whose amino-acid sequence MNSEKLKIAVLGGTGNIGEGMVLRLALQNLMPDGVKNEVIIGSRSLETADEAAKKDLLELENCGFDTSKMTITGMDNLAAAQAAEVIILTIRFDYVLPLLEEIREAIENKILVTPVVPMVKEEGLMVYKPPEEGSAALAIQKNVPESTRVVAAFHNIPAGKLKDVVKCKAVHDALVCSDDAEAKKLVMELTRHMGCLKPLDGGPLKQASTMESLTPLLINLAKLNGLKDLGINFS is encoded by the coding sequence TTGAATTCTGAAAAGCTCAAAATAGCTGTTCTTGGAGGAACCGGCAACATAGGAGAAGGAATGGTCCTGAGGCTTGCCCTCCAAAATCTTATGCCTGATGGTGTGAAGAACGAGGTAATTATCGGGTCCAGATCTCTGGAAACTGCAGATGAAGCTGCAAAAAAAGATTTATTAGAGCTTGAAAACTGTGGATTTGACACATCAAAGATGACAATTACCGGCATGGACAACCTTGCTGCAGCACAGGCAGCCGAAGTAATAATACTTACAATCCGCTTTGACTACGTTTTGCCTTTGCTTGAAGAGATTCGAGAGGCAATTGAAAATAAGATCCTTGTTACCCCTGTGGTCCCGATGGTAAAAGAAGAAGGCCTTATGGTATACAAACCACCGGAAGAAGGTTCAGCAGCCCTTGCAATCCAGAAAAATGTCCCTGAGTCCACCAGAGTTGTTGCAGCTTTCCACAACATCCCTGCGGGAAAACTCAAGGATGTCGTCAAATGCAAAGCAGTACACGATGCGCTTGTATGCAGTGACGATGCCGAAGCAAAGAAACTTGTAATGGAGCTAACAAGGCACATGGGATGCCTCAAACCCCTGGACGGAGGCCCTCTTAAGCAGGCAAGCACCATGGAATCTCTGACACCTTTACTAATCAATCTCGCAAAACTGAACGGGCTTAAAGACCTGGGAATAAATTTCTCCTGA
- a CDS encoding ATP-binding protein — MKVAIASGKGGTGKTTVAVNLALALEEVQLFDCDVEEPNCNLFLGFELEPLEAVTCLVPEIDPERCALCGNCASFCKFNALAALPNKILSFPSLCHGCGGCSFVCPAGAIDEKPRSIGLIEKNSSDSSLTFFRGVLNVGEAMATPVIRALQRHIDESRHAIIDSPPGTACPVLAVLGCADYCVLVTESTPFGFHDFLLALEAARIFQVPVGVVLNRDGLGDSRVEEFCRAEGIPILLRIPNDRMIARFYSEGVPFVKEMSGWKEKFKVMFEMIRAQACKNMGVS; from the coding sequence ATGAAAGTTGCAATTGCAAGCGGCAAAGGGGGTACCGGGAAAACTACAGTTGCAGTTAACCTTGCCCTTGCTCTTGAAGAGGTACAGCTTTTTGACTGTGATGTGGAAGAGCCTAATTGCAACCTGTTTCTGGGTTTCGAACTGGAGCCACTGGAAGCAGTAACCTGCTTGGTTCCGGAGATCGACCCTGAGAGGTGTGCTCTTTGCGGAAACTGTGCCAGCTTCTGTAAATTCAATGCCCTGGCTGCCCTTCCCAATAAGATCCTGTCATTTCCATCTCTCTGCCATGGCTGTGGAGGCTGCAGCTTTGTCTGCCCCGCAGGGGCCATAGACGAAAAACCCCGGTCTATCGGACTTATCGAGAAAAATTCCTCTGACTCATCTCTCACATTTTTCCGTGGCGTCCTGAACGTGGGGGAAGCTATGGCGACTCCTGTCATCAGGGCGCTCCAGCGGCATATCGATGAAAGTAGACATGCAATCATTGATTCCCCTCCAGGAACGGCATGTCCTGTTCTTGCAGTTCTGGGGTGTGCTGACTACTGCGTACTTGTGACCGAGTCCACTCCTTTCGGTTTCCATGATTTCCTTCTCGCCCTTGAAGCTGCAAGGATATTTCAGGTTCCTGTAGGAGTTGTTCTCAACCGGGATGGGCTTGGGGACTCAAGGGTGGAAGAGTTTTGCAGGGCTGAAGGAATTCCAATCCTGCTCCGCATTCCCAATGATAGAATGATTGCCAGGTTCTATTCAGAGGGCGTCCCTTTTGTTAAGGAAATGTCCGGATGGAAGGAAAAATTCAAGGTCATGTTCGAAATGATAAGAGCCCAGGCTTGCAAAAATATGGGGGTATCATGA
- the hdrB gene encoding CoB--CoM heterodisulfide reductase subunit B: MAKLSLFRGCIVPNRYPGIEKATKLCLQKLEVDAVDLPGASCCPAPGVFKSFDKATWLALASRNIVLSERMGRDILTVCNGCYGSLADANIELKNDPEMKACTNSCLKEIGMEYKGTAEVRHIIEFLYKELGPEKLKSFITTPLDLKVALHYGCHLIKPSKERNLGETEAPVFFDELVEATGAKSVDYTDKMMCCGAGGGVRSGHAAESLEMLEHKLACIRNAGVDCIVNACPFCHLQFDRGQLAVNEKFGTDYSIPVLHYSQLLGLALGFSPDELGIEQNAIQNIEFLAKIYEISAGLR, translated from the coding sequence ATGGCAAAACTATCGCTGTTTCGTGGCTGTATCGTACCCAACCGCTACCCAGGGATTGAAAAAGCAACCAAACTCTGCCTGCAGAAACTTGAAGTTGATGCAGTTGACCTGCCGGGAGCCTCCTGCTGCCCTGCTCCCGGGGTGTTCAAGTCCTTTGACAAAGCAACCTGGCTAGCCCTTGCAAGCCGGAACATCGTCCTCTCGGAAAGGATGGGAAGAGACATCCTGACCGTTTGCAACGGTTGCTACGGGTCCCTGGCAGACGCGAACATAGAACTGAAAAACGACCCTGAGATGAAGGCCTGTACAAACAGCTGCTTAAAAGAGATAGGTATGGAGTATAAGGGAACAGCTGAGGTCAGGCACATAATCGAGTTTCTGTACAAGGAACTGGGACCTGAAAAACTCAAAAGCTTCATCACAACCCCCCTTGACCTGAAAGTCGCCCTTCACTACGGATGTCACCTGATCAAGCCCTCAAAGGAGAGAAACCTTGGAGAAACGGAAGCCCCGGTCTTCTTTGATGAGCTGGTTGAAGCCACAGGTGCGAAAAGTGTGGACTATACCGACAAAATGATGTGCTGTGGGGCAGGCGGAGGAGTCCGTTCAGGGCACGCTGCCGAGTCCCTGGAGATGCTTGAACATAAGCTTGCCTGCATCCGAAATGCAGGAGTGGACTGCATTGTCAATGCATGCCCCTTCTGTCACCTTCAATTTGACAGGGGACAGCTTGCAGTCAATGAGAAGTTCGGAACCGACTACTCAATCCCGGTTCTCCATTACTCCCAGCTCCTTGGCCTTGCTCTCGGCTTTTCTCCGGACGAGCTGGGGATAGAACAGAATGCAATCCAGAACATCGAATTTCTTGCAAAAATCTACGAAATCAGCGCAGGTTTAAGGTAA
- a CDS encoding M24 family metallopeptidase translates to MIKKVPLTELKNRMNCFRKQMDVSNPQWETAVIFSKINIYYFTGTMQDGMLIIPKNGEATLWVRRSYERALDESLFPNIEPMKSFRDAAGDASKLPDAVYLETEVVPLALYQRFQKYFPFKNVKSVDAQVCAIRAVKSEYELSLLREAGQIHRHVLEDLVPGMLREGMSEADLSTELFSVLVEEGHHGACRFGMFDTEMILGNVCFGESSIYPCYFNGPGGKLGLSPAAPVLGSRDRKLRKGDLVFVDVGCGVDGYHTDKTTTYMFGSPLPQYAMDLHNKCVDIQNEAAAMLKPGIAPSEIYTTIMNGLDKEFLQNFMGFGNRKVKFLGHAVGLLIDETPVIAAGFDEPLKEGMVFALEPKRGIENIGMVGIENTFIVTAKGGECITGDNPGLIPVY, encoded by the coding sequence ATGATTAAAAAAGTGCCTTTGACCGAATTGAAAAACCGTATGAACTGCTTTAGAAAACAGATGGATGTCTCAAACCCCCAGTGGGAGACTGCCGTAATCTTCAGCAAAATAAACATCTATTACTTTACCGGTACGATGCAGGACGGAATGTTGATTATTCCGAAAAACGGAGAAGCAACACTCTGGGTCCGCCGCAGTTATGAAAGGGCTCTGGACGAATCATTATTCCCGAATATCGAACCCATGAAAAGCTTCCGTGATGCTGCAGGGGATGCAAGCAAGCTGCCTGACGCGGTGTATCTGGAAACCGAAGTAGTCCCTCTGGCTTTATACCAGAGATTTCAAAAGTATTTCCCCTTTAAGAACGTTAAATCCGTCGATGCCCAGGTCTGTGCCATTAGGGCAGTAAAAAGTGAATATGAACTATCCCTGTTGCGAGAAGCAGGCCAGATCCATCGGCATGTGCTTGAAGACCTCGTGCCCGGCATGCTGCGCGAAGGGATGAGCGAGGCTGACCTGTCAACCGAACTGTTTTCTGTTCTGGTAGAAGAAGGGCACCACGGAGCATGCCGTTTTGGCATGTTCGATACGGAGATGATTCTGGGAAATGTCTGTTTTGGGGAAAGCTCTATCTATCCGTGTTATTTTAACGGGCCTGGCGGAAAGCTAGGATTGAGCCCTGCAGCACCCGTGCTCGGGAGCCGGGATCGTAAATTAAGGAAAGGTGACCTTGTCTTTGTTGATGTCGGCTGCGGGGTTGACGGCTACCATACGGATAAAACAACGACATACATGTTTGGCTCTCCTCTCCCTCAGTATGCTATGGATCTCCACAATAAATGTGTGGATATACAGAACGAAGCTGCAGCGATGTTAAAACCCGGAATTGCTCCCTCTGAAATCTATACTACAATAATGAATGGGCTCGATAAGGAATTCCTGCAAAACTTCATGGGTTTTGGCAACCGTAAAGTGAAATTTCTCGGGCACGCCGTCGGCCTGTTGATCGATGAAACTCCCGTAATTGCCGCCGGGTTTGACGAGCCTCTGAAGGAAGGAATGGTATTTGCCCTCGAACCCAAAAGGGGGATTGAAAATATCGGAATGGTAGGCATTGAGAATACCTTCATAGTAACTGCAAAAGGCGGAGAGTGTATTACAGGGGACAATCCGGGATTGATTCCTGTATATTAA
- a CDS encoding S8 family peptidase, which translates to MCSSSTLSKPLKGGSSEIYREEAKDNLTAYVRLSPDTDSGVLNSCSRVEEWDEDSGIAVVCVNPESFEELSTLNGVSSVQPVISPVIRKVDLEEKTTFSFSSEEFWRPEGVTGAGIKIGIISDGVEDISEAINSGILPEDIHILSPGKGNEGTVMLEIVHETSPGAELYFHGAGSNKLEFNKAVDALVAEGCQILCDDVGWPDEPFFEDGVVAAHVKEVIESQGILYVSAAGNDAGRHYQGMFFDNGSGWHDFSSGVSGFRNIYMDVPAGEKVTVVLQWNDPWNGSENDYDLYLYDCCSGNEIAVSETTQSGMDTPLEFIKYVNKEEDKKTLSIAVKKYCGEDRILEVYIYPNSSVKVHPDNLVAEDSVFGHPAVSGVICVGAVDTGNQESGSIAPYSSRGPVSIYYPEPELRNKTDLSGPGRVKVSGSTGTGSFFTGTSASAPSVAGIGALIWSMYPEKTGNEIRGILCSSAEDLGEPGYDTTFGYGSVNESIVFFLESFSPGGGLSSEKDCPWKNSELRLRNQMRSLC; encoded by the coding sequence GTGTGCTCCTCTTCAACACTTTCGAAACCGCTGAAAGGGGGTTCGTCAGAGATCTACAGAGAAGAGGCAAAAGATAATCTGACCGCATATGTCCGGCTTTCCCCGGACACGGATTCAGGAGTGCTGAATTCCTGTAGCAGGGTTGAAGAATGGGATGAAGACTCCGGCATTGCTGTAGTCTGCGTTAATCCGGAATCGTTTGAAGAACTCTCCACCCTTAATGGAGTATCTTCAGTCCAGCCAGTCATTTCTCCTGTTATAAGAAAGGTGGACCTGGAAGAAAAAACAACTTTTTCTTTTTCCTCAGAAGAATTCTGGAGGCCGGAAGGTGTGACAGGAGCCGGAATTAAAATAGGGATAATTTCCGATGGAGTAGAAGACATATCTGAAGCGATTAATTCGGGAATTCTCCCTGAGGATATACATATCCTTTCTCCAGGAAAAGGAAACGAAGGGACTGTTATGCTCGAAATAGTCCATGAAACCTCTCCCGGTGCGGAACTGTATTTCCACGGTGCAGGCAGTAACAAGCTTGAGTTTAACAAAGCTGTTGATGCCCTCGTTGCCGAAGGCTGCCAGATTCTCTGCGATGATGTGGGCTGGCCTGATGAACCCTTCTTTGAGGACGGGGTTGTGGCTGCCCATGTTAAAGAGGTAATCGAAAGTCAGGGGATTCTTTATGTTAGCGCAGCAGGGAATGACGCAGGCCGCCACTATCAGGGCATGTTTTTTGACAATGGGTCAGGCTGGCATGACTTCAGTTCCGGGGTCAGCGGTTTCAGAAATATTTACATGGATGTTCCGGCAGGCGAGAAGGTGACTGTGGTGCTTCAGTGGAATGACCCCTGGAACGGTTCCGAAAACGATTACGATCTCTACCTCTACGATTGCTGCAGCGGAAACGAAATTGCCGTAAGTGAAACAACCCAGAGTGGCATGGACACCCCCCTTGAATTTATCAAATACGTCAACAAAGAAGAAGACAAAAAAACACTGAGTATAGCTGTCAAGAAATATTGCGGAGAAGATAGGATACTGGAGGTTTATATTTACCCTAACTCCTCTGTAAAGGTCCATCCTGACAACCTTGTTGCAGAGGATTCGGTCTTCGGGCATCCCGCTGTTTCGGGCGTTATCTGTGTTGGAGCGGTTGACACCGGAAATCAGGAAAGTGGCAGTATAGCTCCCTACTCTTCTCGCGGGCCTGTGAGCATCTATTATCCGGAACCCGAACTCAGGAACAAGACTGACCTCAGCGGGCCTGGCAGAGTGAAAGTTTCCGGTTCAACAGGAACTGGCAGTTTCTTTACGGGCACAAGCGCTTCTGCCCCTTCCGTAGCGGGGATCGGAGCTCTTATCTGGAGCATGTACCCCGAAAAAACCGGCAATGAAATCCGTGGGATACTGTGTTCCTCAGCCGAGGATCTTGGCGAGCCTGGTTACGATACTACCTTCGGGTACGGTTCGGTTAACGAAAGCATAGTCTTTTTTCTTGAAAGCTTCTCCCCCGGTGGGGGTCTATCCTCGGAAAAAGACTGTCCTTGGAAAAATTCGGAGCTTCGGCTGCGGAATCAAATGAGATCTTTATGCTGA
- a CDS encoding NifB/NifX family molybdenum-iron cluster-binding protein, with translation MKICISACGKDLDSEVDPQFGRCNYFVIIEPKVGSVTSIKNPGSEAPSGAGIRAAEAVVGAGIDILLTGSVGPNSFSILSEAGVETHYGVRGKVAFALHEYQSGKLAVLERPNASTHSGMKNN, from the coding sequence ATGAAAATCTGCATAAGTGCCTGTGGAAAGGATCTTGATTCTGAAGTGGACCCTCAATTCGGAAGATGCAATTATTTTGTGATTATTGAGCCGAAGGTCGGGTCAGTGACATCGATCAAAAATCCCGGTTCAGAAGCCCCGAGCGGTGCAGGTATCCGGGCAGCAGAGGCAGTTGTGGGAGCAGGGATAGATATTCTCTTAACGGGTAGTGTGGGACCGAATTCTTTCTCCATACTCTCCGAAGCAGGTGTTGAAACTCACTATGGGGTCAGAGGCAAGGTAGCCTTTGCTTTGCATGAGTATCAATCCGGAAAGCTTGCCGTCCTTGAGCGCCCGAATGCTTCTACTCATAGCGGTATGAAAAATAATTGA
- a CDS encoding 4Fe-4S binding protein, whose protein sequence is MRQLAIISGKGGCGKTTLTAAFSSLSGNAVLADCDVDAPDLPLILKPRVLDTEDCLGLELASVDSELCTGCGICREVCRFGAVLENFTINPYSCEGCAVCTVACPEKAVCLTPRVSGQAVSSITRFGPMAHANLGTGEEASGKLVTLVRKKASELADQYSCKLVLIDGPPGTGCPVMAAITGTDLVLVLSEPTVSGLHDLKRAIKLTAHFRIPAVACINRYDINEKKSLEIEAFCREAGIPLLARLPYTDITTEAMMNEETVIEYAAHSRKAEAVEFVNIIRKLWADIKMRLSGPCDEEMCSKTLPIRES, encoded by the coding sequence ATGAGGCAACTGGCTATAATTAGCGGAAAAGGCGGATGTGGAAAGACCACTCTTACGGCTGCCTTTTCTTCTCTTTCGGGAAATGCCGTACTTGCCGACTGTGATGTCGACGCACCCGATCTGCCTCTGATCCTTAAGCCCCGGGTACTTGATACCGAGGATTGTCTGGGACTGGAACTTGCTTCCGTTGACTCGGAACTCTGTACAGGTTGCGGCATCTGCCGGGAAGTTTGCAGGTTCGGAGCAGTCCTTGAAAACTTCACGATAAATCCGTATAGCTGCGAAGGATGTGCAGTTTGTACTGTCGCCTGCCCTGAAAAAGCGGTGTGCCTTACGCCGAGAGTTTCAGGACAGGCAGTTTCCTCCATAACCCGTTTCGGGCCTATGGCTCATGCAAATCTGGGCACTGGAGAGGAAGCAAGTGGAAAACTTGTGACCCTGGTCCGAAAAAAGGCCTCAGAACTTGCAGATCAATATTCCTGCAAACTCGTTCTTATTGATGGCCCTCCAGGTACCGGCTGTCCGGTTATGGCAGCAATTACCGGGACTGACCTTGTCCTTGTGCTTAGCGAGCCCACTGTTTCCGGGCTTCACGACCTGAAACGGGCGATCAAACTGACCGCACATTTCAGAATTCCGGCTGTTGCCTGCATTAACAGGTATGATATCAACGAAAAAAAGAGTCTCGAAATTGAGGCTTTTTGCAGGGAAGCCGGAATTCCCCTTCTTGCTCGTTTACCTTATACGGATATAACCACAGAGGCAATGATGAATGAAGAAACAGTGATCGAATATGCCGCTCATTCCCGGAAGGCTGAAGCTGTAGAGTTTGTAAATATTATTCGAAAGCTCTGGGCAGATATCAAAATGAGGCTTTCAGGGCCCTGTGATGAAGAAATGTGCTCAAAAACCCTTCCTATAAGGGAATCTTAA
- a CDS encoding DUF1847 domain-containing protein, giving the protein MQCALCRNKECLVGKNCSVLKSGLEYNGENLKSIQISAWLESDSAKRTKLEEIAIYSKRLGYRKIGIAFCIEHEREARLVYDILSRYFEVFSVCCKVCSLEKESLGIKKTESQGFEAACNPIGQALLLNNDGTDLNIMLGLKTGYDILFAKCSEAPAITLPLLELPYLGDSEIDFIE; this is encoded by the coding sequence GTGCAGTGTGCGTTGTGCAGGAATAAGGAATGCCTTGTAGGCAAAAACTGCTCTGTTCTCAAATCAGGACTTGAGTATAACGGCGAGAATCTCAAATCGATTCAGATTTCCGCCTGGCTTGAATCGGACTCTGCAAAAAGGACAAAGCTGGAGGAAATTGCAATTTACTCAAAGCGGCTCGGGTACCGGAAGATAGGAATTGCTTTCTGTATTGAGCATGAGAGAGAAGCAAGGCTGGTCTATGATATTCTTTCAAGATATTTTGAGGTGTTTTCAGTTTGCTGTAAGGTTTGCAGCCTTGAAAAAGAAAGTCTTGGGATCAAAAAAACCGAGAGTCAGGGGTTTGAAGCTGCCTGCAACCCTATAGGACAGGCTCTCCTTCTGAACAATGACGGCACCGACCTGAATATCATGCTCGGGCTTAAAACGGGCTATGATATTCTTTTTGCAAAATGCTCTGAAGCTCCTGCGATAACACTTCCTCTGCTGGAATTGCCCTATCTCGGAGATTCGGAAATCGATTTTATAGAGTGA
- a CDS encoding DUF2284 domain-containing protein, whose amino-acid sequence MPRKYKDLVEKASEMGLKAYFLKAEDIPVEDRIALKCAYGCRSYGKRLSCPPHVISIGEFRKVIREYSSALLLVEEYDTSGCKDVLEAWRKLRKSSFHKMFELEQEAFREGFIFAHLLRPGSCNECEVCNLEKCVKPEVRRFAPEAVGINVRKAMAEVGLVLEFCKPEKTACVGILLIE is encoded by the coding sequence ATGCCCAGGAAATACAAAGATCTTGTTGAAAAGGCATCGGAGATGGGTCTCAAAGCTTATTTTCTGAAGGCAGAAGACATTCCGGTTGAAGACAGGATTGCCCTTAAATGCGCTTATGGGTGCAGAAGCTATGGAAAAAGGTTGAGCTGCCCGCCTCATGTAATATCAATTGGGGAGTTCAGGAAGGTCATAAGAGAGTACAGCAGTGCACTTCTTCTCGTAGAAGAATACGATACGTCAGGATGCAAGGATGTCCTTGAAGCCTGGCGAAAGCTTCGGAAGAGTTCATTTCATAAGATGTTCGAGCTCGAACAGGAAGCTTTCAGGGAAGGCTTTATCTTTGCTCACCTCCTGAGGCCCGGCTCCTGCAACGAATGTGAGGTCTGCAACCTTGAAAAATGCGTAAAGCCGGAAGTGAGGCGCTTTGCCCCCGAAGCCGTAGGAATAAATGTCCGAAAGGCAATGGCAGAAGTTGGGCTTGTTCTTGAGTTCTGCAAGCCGGAAAAAACGGCATGTGTAGGGATTTTACTTATTGAGTGA
- a CDS encoding DUF1284 domain-containing protein: MFEKSICKSETDSKSDPELLNIRAHHLCCIQGFQGYGYSPAFVANMRAVISDLEAFPSRPLKLVTVCDAICVSCPSKRECTVQESVLSQKIRKMDLIVLDILKLDAGTVLNADEAFKLINSKLNKASDVEEVCGTCKWRQKCLWYVQAGKQEG, from the coding sequence ATGTTCGAGAAATCCATATGCAAATCTGAAACCGATTCAAAATCCGATCCAGAACTCTTGAATATAAGAGCGCATCACCTCTGCTGTATCCAGGGATTCCAGGGGTATGGGTACAGTCCGGCTTTTGTTGCCAATATGCGGGCTGTGATCTCGGATCTTGAGGCTTTTCCTTCCAGACCTCTCAAGCTTGTTACGGTATGTGATGCAATCTGCGTCTCCTGCCCCAGCAAAAGAGAATGCACCGTTCAGGAATCGGTCCTTTCTCAGAAGATCCGGAAGATGGACCTCATCGTCCTGGATATATTGAAGTTGGATGCCGGGACTGTTCTGAATGCGGATGAAGCCTTCAAGCTCATAAATTCAAAACTTAACAAAGCTTCGGATGTCGAAGAGGTATGCGGGACCTGCAAATGGAGGCAAAAATGCCTCTGGTATGTGCAGGCAGGAAAACAGGAAGGCTAA
- a CDS encoding DUF169 domain-containing protein, translated as MDYTQLAEKLVKFLDLKYEPVAVKVIKKGEPIPEGYHEPEKNIRHCQSIMKARKGESFVIPAGKHACVVGASSLGLIPTPEKVVSGEFHHNLGMFDSVEAAAGMISKRPAFESESGTATVVGPLKDAKVEPDVVILVDRPETIYWIIPAATYYKGGRVNFSSAASQATCADTTILPSLTGEINVSLGCFGCRKATDIENDEMLIGIPFSKLEEIVNALEKLYEGPMPKARQK; from the coding sequence ATGGATTATACTCAGCTTGCAGAGAAACTGGTCAAGTTCCTTGACCTTAAGTACGAACCGGTGGCAGTGAAAGTTATCAAAAAGGGAGAACCCATTCCCGAAGGGTATCATGAGCCTGAGAAAAATATCAGGCACTGCCAATCCATCATGAAAGCCAGGAAAGGGGAGTCCTTCGTAATTCCTGCAGGCAAGCATGCCTGCGTGGTAGGCGCTTCAAGCCTCGGGCTTATTCCTACGCCTGAAAAGGTGGTTTCAGGGGAATTCCACCATAACCTGGGAATGTTTGACAGTGTGGAGGCAGCAGCCGGCATGATTTCCAAGCGCCCGGCTTTTGAGTCCGAAAGCGGAACTGCAACCGTTGTGGGCCCTCTGAAGGACGCAAAGGTTGAACCTGATGTGGTTATTCTCGTGGACAGGCCGGAAACTATTTACTGGATTATCCCTGCAGCCACTTACTATAAAGGCGGAAGGGTTAATTTCAGCAGTGCAGCTTCCCAGGCAACCTGCGCCGACACAACCATCCTGCCGAGCCTGACAGGAGAAATAAACGTTTCTTTAGGCTGTTTCGGGTGTAGAAAAGCCACTGATATCGAAAATGATGAAATGCTCATAGGGATTCCTTTCAGCAAGCTTGAAGAAATTGTCAATGCCCTTGAAAAACTCTATGAAGGCCCTATGCCTAAAGCTAGGCAGAAATAA
- a CDS encoding NifB/NifX family molybdenum-iron cluster-binding protein, translating into MKVCIPTRDNNGMEGAVEQHFGKALTYTILDTNSGEIFVVPNTSEHMGGVELPPELLRKYGVEIMLCAGLGYRAVKMFESYGIDVFVGAGGTVQDAVEAWKANQLHSASAENTCAEHDHHNHHH; encoded by the coding sequence ATGAAAGTATGTATACCCACAAGAGACAACAACGGCATGGAAGGGGCTGTAGAGCAGCATTTTGGAAAGGCTCTCACTTATACAATCCTGGATACCAACAGTGGAGAAATTTTCGTGGTCCCCAATACCAGCGAACACATGGGAGGGGTGGAACTGCCTCCTGAGTTACTCCGTAAATATGGGGTGGAGATCATGCTCTGTGCGGGGCTCGGGTACAGAGCTGTCAAGATGTTTGAGTCTTATGGAATCGATGTCTTCGTAGGGGCCGGAGGAACCGTTCAGGATGCGGTAGAAGCCTGGAAAGCAAATCAACTCCATAGTGCCAGTGCTGAAAACACCTGTGCAGAACATGACCACCACAACCACCATCACTGA
- the hdrC gene encoding CoB--CoM heterodisulfide reductase subunit C gives MSEELLKLLKAEGLDLLSCMHCGICTGSCPSGRHTGLNTRRIIRDARKNRAAVLSDYDLWLCTTCYTCQERCPRGIPITDAILELRRLAVREGLMLPEHRFVSEMVLECGHAVPLDEETKKKREELGLDPIPETVQKDPEALEGLKTLLKTCKFDELVAKK, from the coding sequence ATGAGTGAAGAACTGCTAAAACTGCTAAAGGCTGAAGGGCTTGACCTGCTTTCCTGCATGCACTGCGGCATATGCACGGGAAGCTGCCCTTCGGGACGGCACACCGGACTCAATACCCGAAGAATAATTCGAGATGCACGCAAGAACAGAGCTGCCGTTCTTTCAGATTATGACCTGTGGCTCTGTACGACCTGCTACACATGCCAGGAGCGCTGCCCGCGCGGAATCCCAATTACGGATGCTATTCTTGAGTTAAGGAGGCTTGCAGTAAGAGAAGGCTTGATGCTTCCCGAACACCGCTTTGTCTCGGAAATGGTACTGGAATGCGGGCATGCGGTTCCCCTTGACGAAGAAACAAAGAAAAAGAGGGAAGAACTGGGGCTAGACCCGATACCCGAAACCGTTCAGAAAGATCCGGAAGCCCTTGAAGGACTGAAAACCCTGCTCAAAACCTGCAAGTTCGACGAGCTGGTGGCTAAAAAATAA